The sequence TTTGTTTCTCATTAACGATTCCGCTTTTAACTACTTTGTTACTCTTGCATTTAGGACATATATTTTCCATAGCTATATTATTTTAGCAAATATATAATAAATTAGCAAATATACATTTTTGAATAAAGATAATTTTACCTGTATAATTTTTTAAAACAAAAAAAATATCTTTTTTATTTGCATTCTAAAGAAAATATATTTTAAATTTGCCAAAAAAATTAGATAAATAAATGGAAATAGAAATTTCCTCATGCGAACATCTAATGTATGTGAGTGAAATACAGCAGGAAATGTATGATTCTGCACAGCGCAGAGGAACGGGAATCGCAAAACGTTCCATAGAATATTTGAGTAAGAAGATTTCAGAGGGCAATGCTGTGGTAGCCACTGAAAACGGTGAGTGGGTAGGCTTCTGTTATATAGAGACCTGGTCACATGGGAAGTTTGTGGCTAATTCGGGATTGATTGTATCTCCCAAATTCAGGCATGGTGGAGTAGCTACTCAGATTAAACATAAAGTTTTCCAGTTATCTAGAGAAAAATATCCGGAAGCAAAAGTATTCGGATTAACAACAGGTCTTGCGGTAATGAAAATCAACAGTGATTTAGGATACAAGCCGGTTATTTATTCTGAACTGACTCAGGATGAGGAGTTCTGGAGCGGTTGTAAGAACTGTGTGAATTATGAAATTTTAATGAAAAAGGAACGTAAAAACTGTCTTTGTACAGCAATGCTTTTCGTTCCTGAAAATGTGAAAAAAGATAAGGCTGTAAACAATCAGCCTGATAATAATAAAGTAAACAGTGTTGTGAATGAGCAACCAGAAATTAAATATTGCAATGAACAAGAAAGTCATCTTAGCGTTTAGTGGAGGTTTAGATACTTCCTACTGTGCAAAATATCTTAGTGAGACTCTAGGGTATGATGTATATGCGGTTACTGTAAATACCGGAGGTTTTTCCAAAGAAGAAGAAAAAGAACTGGAAAGAAAAGCTTTAAACCTTGGGGTAAAAGAGTACAGGTGCGTAGATGCTCAGGAAGATTATTACAATTCTTGTGTGAAGTATTTAATTTTCGGAAATGTGCTGAAAAATAACACATATCCGCTTTCTGTAAGTGCCGAACGTACGATTCAGGCGCAGGAAATTGCAAAATATGCCATTGAAGTAGAAGCAGATGCTATTGCCCATGGAAGTACAGGAGCTGGGAACGATCAGGTTCGTTTTGATCTGATTTTTCAGGTGATGTGCCCAAATATTGAGATCATTACGCCTATCCGTGATATGGCTTTATCCCGTGAAGAAGAAATTGAGTTTTTGAAAAGCTACGGATATGAAATGGAATTCCATAAAGCACAATATTCAGTGAATAAAGGACTTTGGGGAACTTCTGTAGGAGGGAAAGAAACTTTGACATCAAGAAATTACCTTCCGGAAGAAGCTTTTCCATCTCAGGTAGAGGAAACTCAACCTTCAGAATTGGTGATTGAATTTAAAAATGGTGAAGTAGTAGCTGTGAATGGAGAAAGCTTTGATCATTCTGTATATGCTATTCAAAAAGTAGAAGCACTGGCTTCTGCTTATGGAATTGGACGTGATATTCATGTAGGTGATACCATTGTAGGAATTAAAGGAAGAGTAGGATTTGAAGCGGCGGCAGCATCAGTGATTATCAAAGCACATCATTTATTAGAAAAACATACGCTTTCAAAATACCAGCAGATGATGAAATCACAGTTATCAGATTGGTATGGAAACTGGCTTCACGAAGCGCTATTCTTAGATCCGGTAATGAGAAATATTGAATCTTTCTTAACGGATTCCCAGAAAACAGTGAGTGGGAAAGTATTTGTAACCCTTCATCCATATCGATTTATTTTAAACGGAATAGAATCCGATCATGATTTAATGTCTGATAAATTCGGAAGCTATGGAGAAGCTAACAGAGCTTGGACAGGAGAAGATGTAAAAGGATATACAAAGATTGTGAGTAATTCTTTAAATATATATCACCAGATTAACCAAAATATCAACTAGAGTTCCGAAGGAACGATTTAACCCAAGATAGGAAGCGGTCCTATCAGTTTGAAAATGAAGAAAACAGTAGGAATAGTTGGTGCCAACGGTTATACAGGAAGCGAGCTAATACGTTTGCTGGCTTTTCATCCCCATGTGACATTGAGTTTTTTATATAGTCGTTCGAATTCGGGAACAAGAATTTCTGATCTGTACCCGGATTTAACGACCGTTTGTGAACAGGTTCTGACGGATAAACCTGAAGAGGTGGATATTCTTTTTCTATGTCTTCCTCATAAAGAAAGTCAGAATTGGTTAACTCAAAATCCGGTTAAAGAAGAAACGTTGGTCATTGATTTAGGAAATGACTTCCGTTTGGATGGAAATTTTGAAAACAGAAATTTTATCTACGGATTACCGGAAATCAATAAAAAACAACTGTCGGGTTCAAAAAGTATAGCCAATCCGGGATGCTTTGCTACAGCCATTCAGTTAGCATTATTACCATTGGCAGGAAAAGAGGTGTTGGATGAGGTTTTTACAACAGGGATTACCGGATCTACAGGAGCGGGACAGTCTTTACAGGCAACCACCCATTTTACCTGGAGAAATGATAATGTTTCAGCTTATAAAACGTTGACTCATCAACATGTAGATGAAATTTTACAACAAATAGTTTTGTTTAATCATAAAAATGTCAGCCTGAATTTTGTACCATGGAGAGGGGATTTTGCAAGAGGGATTTTTACAAGTTCTACAGTGAAAACAGATTTGGGACTTTCTGACATTTATCAATTGTATCAGGATTTTTATGCAGAGGCACCGTTTGTTACGGTAAGTGAGAAAGCAATTGATTTAAAGCAGGTTGTCAATACCAATCGCTGTGTGATCCAGATTGAAAAGAGTGGAAATGTAGCCGTTATTCACTCAGCGATTGACAATTTGTTGAAAGGAGCTTCAGGACAGGCTGTACAAAATATGAATATTGCGATGGGCTGGGAAGAAAATACAGGCTTGAATCTGAAACCGATAGCATTTTAAATTCAATTGATTAAAATAAGTCAATCGTAAGTTTTAAAAACTAAAATCAAATCCGACTTAGGAAAATGGAGCGTTAAGAAAATTAATTCTGTGAACGTTAAGAAAATTCTACTGTTCGAAGTGCGAGGTGTATATAAAATCGAAGAACTCGTTTAGAATTCGCACAAGTTTTAGAATTTTTAGAGAATAGAACTAATTTTTAGCGGAAGTTTCCAGGTCTTGAACTTTTGTTTCTTTTGTTTCAAGACAAAAGAAATTAATTAAAAACAAAAAAATGAATTTATTCAACGTATATCCATTATTCAACATAAACCCGGTTAAAGCTCAGGGATCTTTCCTTTGGGACGATAAAGGTGAAAAATATCTTGATTTCTACGGAGGACACGCTGTAATCTCTATTGGTCATAATCATCCGCACTACCAAAATAAATTGAAAGAACAATTGGAAAAGATTTCTTTCTACTCTAACTCGGTTCAGAATGAATTGCAGGTAGAGCTGGCTGAAAAACTGGGGAAACTTTCAGGATATGAAGACTACAATCTTTTCCTGTGTAATTCAGGAGCAGAGGCTAATGAGAATGCATTGAAATTGGCTTCTTTTCACAATGGAAAAAGTAAAGTGCTTTATTTCTCAGGGTCATTTCACGGGAGAACTTCCGCGGCAGTTTCTGTAACGGATAACCCAAAGATTGTTGCTCCGGTGAATTTTTCAGAACGATTCATTAAATCTGATTGGAATGACATTGAGCAGCTTGAAGATACCTTTGCAATACACGGAAATGAAATTTCTTCCGTCATTATTGAAGGAATTCAGGGTGTAGGAGGAATTATGATTCCAACAACAGAATTTTTATCTAAAATTAAAGAATTATGTGATCAATATGATGTGGTTTTGATTTTAGATGAAGTACAATCAGGATATGGAAGAAGCGGATACTTCTTTGCTCATCAGGAATTCGGGATTCAAGCAGATATTGTTACCACAGCTAAAGGAATGGGAAATGGATTTCCGGTTGGTGGAGTTTTGATTAGTCCTAAATTCCAGGCTAGTAATGGCTTACTGGGAACTACTTTTGGAGGAAATCATTTAGCTTGTGTAGCTTCAATTGCGGTGCTGGATGTAATGAAAGATGAAAATCTTATCGAAAATACTCAGCAAATGGGCGAGTATATTGAAAATGAAATTAAAGATTTACCCCATATTAGATCCATCCGAAGGAAAGGATTGATGATTGGAATAGAACTCGATAGAGACTGTTCAGAAGTAAGGAAAAGCTTATTATTCGATCATCATATTTTCACCGGAAACTCTAATGATAAAACAGTGTTGAGGATTCTTCCGGCACTGAATATCAAAAAAGAGGAAACGGATCTTTTTATTAATGCTTTGAAAACAGTGTTGAAAAGTATTTAAGACGTTGAAGCATTAGTGAAGAGGGATCAGTGGATTGTTTGTCATTCTGACGAAGGAAGAATCTCTTTCTTGTTTATGATAGATTCTTCATTCCATTACGTTTCATTCAGAATGACAAAAGCGTGTATGCAAAAATCTTTAAAAATCAATTCAAAATGAAAAAATTCACAGCTGTAAGTGATGTAGAAAACTTACAGGAAATTATAAAAAAAGCTTTAGAAATTAAAGCAAACCCACTTTCAGAAACAGAAAAAGGGAAAGGAAAAACAATAGGTCTTGTATTCTTAAATTCAAGCTTAAGAACCCGTTTAAGCAGCCAGATTGCAGCACAAAACCTAGGTTTAAATGTATTAACCTTAAATGCAGCACAGGAAGCATGGAATCTTGAATTTGCTGATGGAGCGGTGATGAACGGAGATACAGTAGAACATATCAAAGACGCTATTGAGGTTTTAAACCAATACTGTGACATTATTGCTGTACGTTGTTTTGCAGGAATGAAGAGCAAAGAAGATGATGTAAATGAAAGCATTCTGAGCCAGTTCGAAAAACATGCAAAAGTTCCTGTTATTTCTTTAGAATCAGCAACACGTCATCCTTTACAGAGTCTGGCAGATTGTATTACGATTACAGAAAACTGGAAAAAAGACCATAAGCCAAAAGTAGTTTTAACCTGGGCACCGCATATTAAACCGATTGCTCATGCTGTAGGAAATTCCTTTGCAGAATGGATGCAGGAAATGGATGTTGAACTAGTAATTACTAATCCTGAAGGATATGATTTGGATCCGGCTTTTACAAAAGATACAAAAGTAGTTCACGATCAGGAGGAAGCGTTAAAAGATGCGGATTTTATCTATGTGAAAAACTGGTCTTCGTTTGATGATTATGCTGCAATGCCTGAAGTAAAAGAAAGCTGGATGCTTACCAATGAAAAACTGGCCAATACCAATCAGGCAAAAGTAATGCATTGTCTTCCGGTTCGTCGTAATGTAGAACTAAGCGATGAAGTCATGGATGGTGAAAATTCCATCATCTACCAACAGGCAAAGAACCGTATTTTCTCAGCACAGGCAGTCTTCAGCGAAATATTAGATACTATAAAATAACATCCAATGAGTCCCAAAGGGACGATTTAACCCAAGATAGGAATAGATTCCTATCAATTCTAAATGTAAAATAAAAATGAAACAGAAAATATACATCATAAAAATAGGCGGAGCGCTCATTGATGATGAACGATTACTGGATCAGTTTTTAGATCAGTTTTCCGAAATTAAAGAAAAGAAAATCCTTGTGCATGGCGGAGGTAAGTTAGCCACAACATTGGCTGATAAGCTAGGCATAGAGCAGAAGATGATCAATGGAAGGCGGATTACGGATAAAGATACATTGGATATTGTAACAATGGTGTATGCAGGGGGAATCAATAAAAATATTGTTGAAAAACTACAGCAGAAGAAATGTAATGCTATTGGGTTTTCTGGAGCAGATGGAAATCTCATTAAAGCAAAAAAGCGAGAACACTCG is a genomic window of Chryseobacterium nakagawai containing:
- a CDS encoding GNAT family N-acetyltransferase, coding for MEIEISSCEHLMYVSEIQQEMYDSAQRRGTGIAKRSIEYLSKKISEGNAVVATENGEWVGFCYIETWSHGKFVANSGLIVSPKFRHGGVATQIKHKVFQLSREKYPEAKVFGLTTGLAVMKINSDLGYKPVIYSELTQDEEFWSGCKNCVNYEILMKKERKNCLCTAMLFVPENVKKDKAVNNQPDNNKVNSVVNEQPEIKYCNEQESHLSV
- a CDS encoding argininosuccinate synthase, with the protein product MNKKVILAFSGGLDTSYCAKYLSETLGYDVYAVTVNTGGFSKEEEKELERKALNLGVKEYRCVDAQEDYYNSCVKYLIFGNVLKNNTYPLSVSAERTIQAQEIAKYAIEVEADAIAHGSTGAGNDQVRFDLIFQVMCPNIEIITPIRDMALSREEEIEFLKSYGYEMEFHKAQYSVNKGLWGTSVGGKETLTSRNYLPEEAFPSQVEETQPSELVIEFKNGEVVAVNGESFDHSVYAIQKVEALASAYGIGRDIHVGDTIVGIKGRVGFEAAAASVIIKAHHLLEKHTLSKYQQMMKSQLSDWYGNWLHEALFLDPVMRNIESFLTDSQKTVSGKVFVTLHPYRFILNGIESDHDLMSDKFGSYGEANRAWTGEDVKGYTKIVSNSLNIYHQINQNIN
- the argC gene encoding N-acetyl-gamma-glutamyl-phosphate reductase: MKKTVGIVGANGYTGSELIRLLAFHPHVTLSFLYSRSNSGTRISDLYPDLTTVCEQVLTDKPEEVDILFLCLPHKESQNWLTQNPVKEETLVIDLGNDFRLDGNFENRNFIYGLPEINKKQLSGSKSIANPGCFATAIQLALLPLAGKEVLDEVFTTGITGSTGAGQSLQATTHFTWRNDNVSAYKTLTHQHVDEILQQIVLFNHKNVSLNFVPWRGDFARGIFTSSTVKTDLGLSDIYQLYQDFYAEAPFVTVSEKAIDLKQVVNTNRCVIQIEKSGNVAVIHSAIDNLLKGASGQAVQNMNIAMGWEENTGLNLKPIAF
- a CDS encoding aspartate aminotransferase family protein gives rise to the protein MNLFNVYPLFNINPVKAQGSFLWDDKGEKYLDFYGGHAVISIGHNHPHYQNKLKEQLEKISFYSNSVQNELQVELAEKLGKLSGYEDYNLFLCNSGAEANENALKLASFHNGKSKVLYFSGSFHGRTSAAVSVTDNPKIVAPVNFSERFIKSDWNDIEQLEDTFAIHGNEISSVIIEGIQGVGGIMIPTTEFLSKIKELCDQYDVVLILDEVQSGYGRSGYFFAHQEFGIQADIVTTAKGMGNGFPVGGVLISPKFQASNGLLGTTFGGNHLACVASIAVLDVMKDENLIENTQQMGEYIENEIKDLPHIRSIRRKGLMIGIELDRDCSEVRKSLLFDHHIFTGNSNDKTVLRILPALNIKKEETDLFINALKTVLKSI
- a CDS encoding N-acetylornithine carbamoyltransferase: MKKFTAVSDVENLQEIIKKALEIKANPLSETEKGKGKTIGLVFLNSSLRTRLSSQIAAQNLGLNVLTLNAAQEAWNLEFADGAVMNGDTVEHIKDAIEVLNQYCDIIAVRCFAGMKSKEDDVNESILSQFEKHAKVPVISLESATRHPLQSLADCITITENWKKDHKPKVVLTWAPHIKPIAHAVGNSFAEWMQEMDVELVITNPEGYDLDPAFTKDTKVVHDQEEALKDADFIYVKNWSSFDDYAAMPEVKESWMLTNEKLANTNQAKVMHCLPVRRNVELSDEVMDGENSIIYQQAKNRIFSAQAVFSEILDTIK